One segment of Streptomyces sp. YIM 121038 DNA contains the following:
- a CDS encoding type I polyketide synthase gives MATDEKLLQYLKRVTTELHQLRKQGSSHAGEPVAIVGMACRLPGGVTGPEELWRLVREGRDAVSGFPDDRGWELDGLFDPDPDNPGTSYTDQGGFLRGAGLFDAGLFGISPREALAMDPQQRLLLETSWEALEQAGIDPVSLKGSDVGVFSGVSSQGYGAGAGAIAPELESFTGTGVAGSVASGRVSYVFGFEGPAVTVDTACSSSLVAMHLAAQALRQGECSMALAGGAMVMSTPGTFVAFSRQRGMASDGRCKAYADGADGMGLAEGAGVVVLERLSVARERGHQVLAVIRGSAVNQDGASNGLTAPNGPSQERVIRKALAGAGLVPADVDVVEGHGTGTALGDPIEAQALLATYGQGRDPRRPLWLGSLKSNIGHTQAAAGVASVIKVVQALRHGVMPPTLHVQEPTAEVDWSAGAVELLTEAREWPRDDRPRRAGVSSFGISGTNAHLILEEAPPEAGEPLPERAEPGGAVPLVVSASGAGALAGQAARLTTYLQSWEPGDSGGVDLADVAGALLSGRALLGERAVVAARSAEEALTGLRALARGESTTGVVSGRVTGSGDVGKVVWVFPGQGSQRAGAGRELYERYPVFAEALDEACEELDARLAGWVDHPVRDVVLGTVAGSADLLDQTVFTQAGLFAVESALARLVESWGVRPDAVIGHSIGEVTAAYVAGALTLPDAARLVAARGRLMQALPPGGAMVAVAAREEQVAGLLREGVEVAAVNGPAALVLSGDEDAVLAAAGPLRERGYKTKRLAVSHAFHSPRMEPMLADFTAELADVAWQRPAIPVVSNVTGRLAGPDELSDPHYWAAHVRRPVRFAEGVAAAAEFGGTLFVELGPGAALTGLVEETATATTAEVTCVAALREGRPEEVTLLASMAELFVRGVAVDWARLLPAGAASRRVDLPTYAFDHQQYWLKPGASATDAASLGQTAADHPLLGAVVRLPHSDGLVFTSRLSLRTHPWLADHAVGGVVLLPGTGLVELAVRAGDEAGCGSLEELVVEAPLAVPARGAVRVQVAVGAPGETGTRTVEVYSQREDDGDADTWTRHAAGLLSATARPRGRDGFDFTAWPPPGARPVDVHPGDFYDDLAERGYGYGPAFRGLRTVWRRGDELFAEVALPEEQREEADRFGIHPALLDAALHAGMLAATADPAGEEPARPVLPFAWNGLVLHAVGASALRVRLTPGGPGAVALAAADETGGPVVTMDSLVSRPVSEGQLESAADTAAATALFGVEWTELPPPQGEPQQWLPVATADEVAALAARADVPPVAVLEAVGGDGEDAVLALTARVLEVVQAWLTEASLEESRLAVVTRGAVPAGTGVVSDPAGAAVWGLVRAAQAENPDRIVLLDTDPAAGGPLDAVLGAVLEAGEPQVAVRGMRYSAPRLARVTGEVSDVPNKFGSGKSVLLTGGTGSLGGLVARHLVARHGVRHLLLASRRGAEAEGAAELVAELVGQGATVSVVACDVSDREQVRALLASVPDEHPLGAVVHTAGVLDDGVIGALTPERLAGVFAPKVDAVRHLDELTRGIDLDAFIVYSSAAGVFGSAGQGNYAAANAFLDGLMAQRRAAGLPGLSLAWGLWEQAAGMTAHLDDVDQARANRGGVLAITAAEGMELFDAAAAAGQPLLVPIKLDLRGARAGAASGGAVPHLLRGLVRAARQQARAASAGDVELSRRLAGLTAAEQEALLLDLVRTQAAVVLGHTGPGGVRPDTAFNEAGFDSLTSVELRNRLREATALKFPATLVFDYPTPVALARYLREELAETADGAAVPSVSSVAVDRDEPIAIVGMACRLPGGVADPEGLWRLVREGREGMAPFPEDRGWDLEGLFDADPDNAGTSYASQGGFLQGAGLFDPGFFGISPREAQAMDPQQRLLLETSWEALEQAGIDPVALKGTDVGVFSGVSTQGYGMGADARDVEGYTGTGSAPSVASGRVAYAFGFEGPAVTVDTACSSSLVAMHLAAQALRQGECSMALAGGVAVMATPGAFVEFSRQRGLATDGRCKSYAAGADGTGWSEGVGLVVLERLSAARERGHRVLAVLRGSAVNQDGASNGLTAPNGPAQQRVIRKALAHAGLTPSEVDVVEGHGTGTTLGDPIEAQALLATYGRDREPERPLWLGSLKSNIGHAQAAAGAAGVIKMVQALRHAVMPPTLHVDAPTAEVDWSLGAVELLTQARDWPRDGRPRRAGVSAFGISGTNAHLILEEAPEEPVSEGSAPVGVVPLVVSARSRASLAGQAGRLASYVESGAGALLPAVAGALVSGRAVLGERAVVVAGSGEEALAGLRALERGESGPGLVSGSGGTPGDLVLVFPGQGSQWAGMGRELLDASAVFAERVGECAAALEPWVDWSLVDVLRGDADSEVLERVDVVQPASFAVMVGLAAVWASVGVVPDAVLGHSQGEIAAACVAGTLSLEDAARVVALRSQAIATELAGRGGMASVALSEAEVTARLESWAGRVEVAAVNGPSSVVIAGDAEALDEVLEALSGDGVRTRRVAVDYASHTRHVEDIQATLAEVLVGVDAKAPEVPFYSTVTGSWIEEAGVLDAGYWYRNLRGQVRFGPAAADLLGQGYGVFVEVSAHPVLVQPITEIVDGADSTAQVTGTLRREEGGLRRLLSSMAELFVKGVRVEWAGVLPAGAGHARVELPTYAFDHRHYWLKPAESATGAAALGLAGAGHPLLGAVVRLPQTDGLVFTSRLSLRTHPWLADHAVGGVVLVPGTGLVELAVRAGDEAGCGILEELVIEAPLVVPRRGGVRVQVAVGGPGETGARTVEVYSQREDDGGADTWTRHATGLLATTAHPRDLGGHDFTSWPPPGAEPVDIGDGYGRLAGDGYGYGPAFQGVRAVWRRGDEVFAEVALPEGQREEAGRYGIHPALLDAALHSTMLNAVAAVTAAAGDGDADGLELRLPFAWNGLALHAAGASALRVRVAKPERDALSLEAVDEAGGLVVTLDSLVGRVVSAEQLETASDTARVDSLFRVEWTEPPPVREARPSPSWVAVATAEEVATLADDVESGAAAPALAVMDAVGGDEEGAALSLATRVLDVVQCWLAGTGLEESRLLVVTRGAVPAGGEATVRDPAGAAVWGLVRAAQAEHPDRIVLLDVDATTGAEPVLGAVLAGGEPQIAVRGPALRVPRLARVSGQTPDAAPVFGPEGTVLISGAGSLGALAARHLVTRYGVRHLLLASRRGPDAEGVPELVAELREQGATVTVVACDVSDRDQVKALLTGVPDEHPLTGVVHTAGVTDDGVIGALTPERLERVFAPKVDAVRHLDGLTRELGLELDAFVVYSSVSGVFMGAGSGSYAAANAFLDGLMAQRRAAGLPGVSLAWGLWEQTSGMAAHTDDLTKSRMSRRGGLRGMTPAEGMELFDAAVGSGQALLVPAKLDLRGVRAGATAGGGVPHLLRGLVRAGRQLAHAAGGDEHRQLSERLAALPAAEQATLLLDLVRSQVAAVLGHGTTYHIDADQGLFEIGFDSLTAIELRNRLRTLTERKLAPGLVFDHPTPGRLAAHLHALMCGEQATTPVALSV, from the coding sequence ATGGCCACGGACGAAAAGCTCCTCCAGTACCTCAAGCGCGTCACGACCGAACTGCACCAACTGCGGAAACAGGGCTCCTCGCACGCGGGCGAGCCGGTGGCGATCGTGGGGATGGCCTGTCGGCTGCCGGGCGGGGTGACGGGGCCGGAGGAGCTGTGGCGCCTGGTGCGCGAGGGCCGGGACGCGGTGTCGGGATTCCCCGACGACCGGGGCTGGGAGCTGGACGGCCTCTTCGACCCGGACCCCGACAACCCCGGTACGTCCTACACCGACCAGGGCGGCTTCCTGCGCGGCGCGGGCCTCTTCGACGCGGGGCTCTTCGGCATCTCCCCGCGCGAGGCACTGGCCATGGACCCGCAGCAGCGGCTGCTCCTGGAGACCTCCTGGGAGGCCCTGGAGCAGGCGGGCATCGACCCGGTGTCGCTGAAGGGCAGCGACGTCGGGGTGTTCTCCGGCGTGTCCAGCCAGGGCTACGGAGCCGGTGCCGGGGCGATCGCCCCGGAGCTGGAGAGCTTCACCGGCACGGGCGTGGCGGGAAGCGTGGCCTCCGGCCGGGTGTCGTACGTCTTCGGCTTCGAGGGCCCGGCGGTCACCGTGGACACCGCGTGCTCGTCGTCGCTCGTGGCGATGCATCTGGCGGCGCAGGCGCTGCGGCAGGGCGAGTGCTCAATGGCCCTGGCCGGGGGCGCGATGGTGATGTCGACGCCCGGCACCTTCGTGGCGTTCTCGCGGCAGCGCGGCATGGCCTCCGACGGCCGGTGCAAGGCGTACGCGGACGGCGCCGACGGCATGGGCCTCGCCGAGGGCGCGGGCGTGGTGGTCCTGGAGCGCCTCTCGGTCGCCCGCGAGCGCGGCCACCAGGTCCTCGCCGTCATCCGCGGCAGCGCGGTCAACCAGGACGGCGCCTCCAACGGCCTCACCGCCCCCAACGGCCCCTCGCAGGAGCGCGTGATCCGCAAGGCCCTGGCCGGAGCCGGACTCGTCCCCGCGGACGTGGACGTCGTGGAGGGCCACGGCACCGGGACCGCCCTGGGCGACCCGATCGAGGCCCAGGCGCTCCTCGCGACGTACGGGCAGGGCCGTGACCCGCGACGGCCCCTGTGGCTCGGCTCGTTGAAGTCGAACATCGGGCACACGCAGGCCGCCGCAGGTGTCGCCAGTGTGATCAAGGTGGTGCAGGCGCTCCGGCACGGCGTCATGCCGCCCACGCTGCACGTCCAGGAGCCCACGGCCGAAGTGGACTGGTCGGCGGGCGCGGTCGAGCTCCTGACGGAGGCGCGGGAGTGGCCGCGCGACGACCGCCCGCGCCGGGCCGGAGTCTCCTCCTTCGGGATCAGCGGCACCAACGCGCACCTGATCCTGGAGGAAGCACCCCCGGAGGCGGGTGAGCCGCTCCCCGAGCGGGCGGAGCCCGGCGGCGCGGTGCCCCTGGTGGTCTCGGCGAGCGGCGCCGGAGCGCTGGCGGGCCAGGCCGCACGGCTGACGACGTACCTCCAGTCGTGGGAGCCCGGTGACTCCGGTGGCGTGGACCTCGCGGACGTCGCCGGTGCGCTCCTGTCCGGCCGGGCCCTGCTCGGCGAGCGCGCCGTGGTCGCCGCCCGCTCGGCCGAGGAGGCGCTGACCGGCCTCCGGGCGCTCGCGCGGGGCGAGAGCACCACCGGTGTCGTGTCCGGCCGGGTCACCGGGTCGGGCGACGTGGGCAAGGTCGTCTGGGTGTTCCCCGGGCAGGGCTCGCAGCGGGCGGGGGCGGGCCGGGAGCTGTACGAGCGGTACCCGGTGTTCGCGGAAGCCTTGGACGAGGCCTGCGAGGAGCTGGACGCGCGCCTCGCCGGATGGGTCGACCACCCCGTACGGGACGTGGTCCTGGGCACGGTCGCGGGCAGCGCCGACCTGCTCGACCAGACGGTGTTCACCCAGGCGGGCCTCTTCGCCGTGGAGAGCGCCCTGGCCCGCCTCGTGGAGTCCTGGGGCGTACGGCCGGACGCGGTGATCGGACACTCGATCGGTGAGGTCACCGCCGCGTACGTGGCGGGCGCCCTCACGCTGCCGGACGCGGCCCGCCTGGTCGCGGCCAGGGGGCGGCTCATGCAGGCGCTGCCGCCGGGCGGCGCCATGGTCGCGGTGGCCGCGCGCGAGGAGCAGGTCGCCGGGCTGCTGCGCGAGGGCGTGGAGGTCGCGGCGGTCAACGGCCCGGCCGCCCTGGTGCTCTCCGGCGACGAGGACGCCGTCCTCGCGGCGGCCGGTCCGCTGCGCGAGCGGGGGTACAAGACGAAGCGCCTCGCGGTGTCGCACGCGTTCCACTCCCCGCGGATGGAACCGATGCTGGCCGACTTCACCGCGGAGCTCGCCGACGTGGCGTGGCAGCGGCCCGCGATCCCGGTGGTCTCGAACGTGACCGGGCGGCTCGCCGGCCCCGACGAGCTGTCCGACCCCCACTACTGGGCCGCACACGTGCGCCGGCCGGTGCGGTTCGCCGAGGGCGTCGCGGCCGCCGCGGAGTTCGGCGGCACCCTGTTCGTGGAGCTGGGGCCCGGCGCGGCCCTCACCGGCCTGGTCGAGGAGACGGCCACCGCCACCACCGCCGAGGTGACGTGCGTCGCCGCCCTGCGCGAAGGCCGCCCGGAGGAGGTGACGCTGCTGGCCTCGATGGCCGAGCTGTTCGTCCGGGGCGTGGCCGTGGACTGGGCGCGCCTGTTGCCCGCCGGGGCCGCGTCCCGGCGCGTGGACCTGCCGACGTACGCCTTCGACCACCAGCAGTACTGGCTCAAGCCCGGCGCGTCGGCCACGGACGCCGCGTCGCTCGGGCAGACGGCGGCGGACCACCCCCTGCTCGGCGCGGTGGTGCGCCTTCCGCACTCCGACGGCCTGGTCTTCACCTCGCGCCTCTCGCTGCGCACGCACCCGTGGCTGGCCGATCACGCGGTCGGCGGCGTGGTGCTCCTGCCGGGGACCGGCCTCGTGGAGCTGGCGGTGCGGGCCGGTGACGAAGCCGGGTGCGGGAGCCTCGAAGAGCTGGTCGTCGAGGCCCCGTTGGCGGTGCCCGCGCGCGGTGCGGTGCGGGTGCAGGTCGCGGTGGGCGCCCCGGGCGAGACGGGCACGCGCACCGTGGAGGTGTACTCCCAGCGCGAGGACGACGGCGACGCGGACACCTGGACGCGCCATGCCGCGGGCCTCCTGTCGGCCACCGCCCGCCCCCGCGGCCGGGACGGCTTCGACTTCACCGCCTGGCCGCCGCCCGGCGCGCGACCGGTGGACGTGCACCCCGGCGACTTCTACGACGACCTGGCCGAACGCGGCTACGGCTACGGCCCGGCCTTCCGCGGTCTGCGGACGGTGTGGCGGCGCGGTGACGAACTCTTCGCCGAGGTCGCCCTGCCCGAGGAGCAGCGCGAGGAGGCCGACAGGTTCGGCATCCACCCCGCGCTCCTAGACGCGGCCCTGCACGCCGGGATGCTCGCCGCCACGGCGGACCCGGCGGGGGAGGAACCCGCGCGGCCGGTGCTGCCGTTCGCCTGGAACGGCCTCGTGCTGCACGCCGTCGGCGCCTCGGCGCTGCGGGTGCGCCTGACGCCCGGTGGCCCCGGCGCCGTGGCCCTCGCGGCGGCGGACGAGACCGGCGGCCCCGTCGTGACGATGGACTCGCTCGTGTCCCGGCCGGTGTCCGAGGGCCAGCTGGAGAGCGCGGCGGACACGGCGGCCGCCACCGCGCTGTTCGGCGTGGAGTGGACCGAGCTGCCCCCGCCGCAGGGGGAGCCACAGCAGTGGCTGCCGGTGGCCACCGCCGACGAGGTGGCGGCCCTGGCCGCGCGCGCCGACGTACCCCCGGTGGCCGTCCTGGAAGCCGTCGGCGGCGACGGCGAGGACGCGGTACTCGCCCTGACAGCACGGGTGTTGGAGGTCGTCCAGGCCTGGCTGACCGAAGCCTCCCTTGAGGAGTCGCGCCTCGCCGTCGTCACCCGGGGTGCGGTGCCCGCGGGCACGGGTGTGGTGAGCGATCCGGCGGGAGCGGCGGTGTGGGGCCTGGTGCGCGCGGCGCAGGCGGAGAACCCGGACCGGATCGTCCTGCTGGACACCGACCCCGCGGCGGGCGGCCCCCTGGACGCGGTGCTGGGAGCGGTGCTTGAGGCCGGTGAGCCCCAGGTCGCGGTGCGTGGAATGAGGTACTCCGCGCCCAGGCTCGCCCGTGTCACCGGTGAGGTGTCGGATGTGCCGAACAAGTTCGGCTCTGGAAAGAGCGTTCTACTCACTGGTGGAACTGGTTCTCTGGGTGGCCTGGTGGCTCGTCATCTGGTGGCCCGGCACGGTGTACGGCATCTGCTTCTTGCCAGCCGCCGGGGCGCGGAGGCCGAGGGTGCGGCGGAGCTGGTGGCGGAACTCGTCGGGCAGGGTGCGACGGTGTCGGTCGTGGCGTGCGACGTGTCCGACCGCGAGCAGGTGCGGGCGTTGCTGGCGTCCGTACCGGACGAACACCCGCTGGGCGCGGTCGTGCACACCGCGGGCGTGCTGGACGACGGGGTGATCGGCGCGCTGACGCCGGAGCGCCTCGCGGGGGTGTTCGCGCCGAAGGTGGACGCGGTGCGGCACCTCGACGAGCTGACCCGGGGCATCGACCTCGACGCGTTCATCGTCTACTCCTCCGCGGCGGGCGTGTTCGGGTCGGCGGGCCAGGGCAACTACGCGGCGGCCAACGCTTTCCTCGACGGGCTGATGGCCCAGCGGCGGGCGGCGGGTCTGCCGGGGCTCTCCCTCGCCTGGGGCCTGTGGGAGCAGGCCGCGGGCATGACCGCGCACCTCGACGACGTCGACCAGGCGCGCGCGAACCGCGGCGGCGTGCTGGCCATCACGGCTGCCGAAGGCATGGAGCTGTTCGACGCCGCGGCGGCGGCCGGGCAGCCGCTGCTGGTCCCGATCAAGCTGGACCTGCGGGGAGCCCGCGCCGGTGCGGCGTCCGGCGGCGCGGTCCCGCACCTGCTGCGCGGCCTCGTCCGGGCGGCCCGACAGCAGGCGCGGGCCGCCTCCGCCGGCGACGTCGAGCTGTCCCGGCGCCTGGCCGGGCTCACCGCGGCGGAACAGGAGGCCCTGCTGCTCGACCTGGTCCGCACCCAGGCCGCGGTCGTCCTCGGGCACACGGGGCCCGGCGGCGTACGGCCGGACACGGCCTTCAACGAAGCCGGGTTCGACTCCCTCACCTCGGTGGAACTGCGCAACCGACTGCGCGAGGCGACCGCTCTCAAGTTCCCCGCCACCCTCGTCTTCGACTACCCGACCCCCGTGGCGCTCGCCCGCTACCTGCGCGAGGAGCTGGCCGAGACGGCGGACGGTGCCGCTGTCCCGTCCGTGTCGTCCGTGGCCGTGGATCGGGACGAGCCGATCGCGATCGTCGGCATGGCGTGCCGTCTGCCCGGTGGGGTGGCGGACCCTGAAGGCTTGTGGCGGCTGGTGCGGGAGGGCCGCGAGGGCATGGCACCGTTCCCGGAGGACCGTGGCTGGGACCTGGAGGGGTTGTTCGACGCGGATCCTGACAACGCCGGTACGTCGTACGCCAGTCAGGGCGGCTTCCTCCAGGGCGCGGGCCTCTTCGACCCCGGGTTCTTCGGCATCTCCCCGCGCGAGGCGCAGGCGATGGACCCGCAGCAGCGGCTGCTCCTGGAAACGTCCTGGGAGGCCCTGGAGCAGGCGGGCATCGACCCGGTGGCGCTGAAGGGCACCGACGTCGGAGTGTTCTCCGGGGTGTCCACCCAGGGCTACGGGATGGGCGCGGACGCGCGGGACGTGGAGGGCTACACGGGCACCGGCTCGGCGCCGAGCGTGGCCTCGGGCCGGGTGGCGTACGCCTTCGGTTTCGAGGGCCCGGCGGTCACCGTGGACACCGCCTGCTCCTCGTCCCTGGTCGCCATGCACCTGGCGGCGCAGGCGCTGCGGCAGGGCGAGTGCTCGATGGCACTCGCCGGTGGCGTGGCCGTGATGGCGACGCCCGGGGCCTTCGTGGAGTTCTCCCGGCAGCGGGGCCTGGCCACCGACGGGCGCTGCAAGTCCTACGCGGCGGGCGCCGACGGCACCGGCTGGTCCGAGGGAGTCGGCCTGGTGGTCCTTGAGCGCCTGTCGGCGGCGCGCGAGCGCGGGCACCGCGTGCTGGCCGTGCTGCGCGGCAGCGCGGTCAACCAGGACGGCGCCTCCAACGGCCTCACCGCCCCCAACGGCCCCGCGCAGCAACGCGTGATCCGCAAGGCCCTGGCCCACGCGGGCCTCACCCCCTCCGAGGTGGATGTGGTGGAGGGCCACGGCACGGGCACGACCCTGGGCGACCCGATCGAGGCGCAGGCGCTCCTGGCGACGTACGGCCGGGACAGGGAGCCCGAACGGCCGCTGTGGCTGGGCTCGTTGAAGTCGAACATCGGGCATGCGCAGGCCGCCGCGGGTGCGGCCGGTGTGATCAAGATGGTGCAGGCGCTGCGCCACGCGGTCATGCCCCCCACCCTGCACGTGGACGCGCCCACGGCCGAGGTCGACTGGTCCCTGGGCGCGGTGGAGCTCCTCACCCAGGCACGGGACTGGCCGCGCGACGGGCGCCCGCGCCGGGCGGGGGTGTCCGCGTTCGGCATCAGCGGCACGAACGCCCACCTGATCCTGGAGGAGGCGCCCGAGGAGCCGGTCTCGGAGGGTTCAGCCCCTGTGGGTGTGGTGCCGTTGGTGGTGTCGGCGCGGAGCCGGGCTTCGCTGGCGGGGCAGGCCGGTCGCCTGGCGTCGTATGTGGAGTCGGGCGCTGGCGCGTTGTTGCCCGCCGTGGCCGGGGCGTTGGTGTCGGGGCGGGCTGTGCTGGGCGAGCGCGCGGTGGTGGTCGCGGGCTCGGGCGAGGAAGCCCTGGCCGGGTTGCGGGCGCTTGAGCGGGGTGAGAGCGGTCCGGGGCTGGTGTCGGGCAGCGGGGGTACGCCGGGGGATCTCGTGCTGGTGTTCCCGGGGCAGGGGTCGCAGTGGGCGGGTATGGGCCGTGAACTCCTGGACGCTTCCGCGGTGTTCGCGGAGCGGGTGGGGGAGTGCGCGGCGGCGTTGGAGCCGTGGGTGGACTGGTCGCTTGTCGATGTCCTACGGGGTGACGCTGATTCCGAGGTTCTTGAGCGGGTGGATGTGGTGCAGCCCGCGAGCTTCGCGGTGATGGTGGGTTTGGCTGCGGTGTGGGCGTCGGTAGGTGTGGTTCCGGATGCGGTGCTTGGTCACTCGCAGGGGGAGATCGCGGCCGCGTGTGTGGCGGGGACCCTCTCCCTTGAGGACGCGGCCCGTGTGGTGGCGTTGCGCAGTCAGGCCATCGCCACGGAGCTGGCCGGACGCGGTGGCATGGCCTCGGTCGCTCTGAGCGAGGCAGAGGTCACCGCACGCCTTGAGTCCTGGGCGGGCCGGGTGGAGGTCGCGGCTGTCAACGGGCCGTCGTCCGTGGTGATCGCAGGTGACGCCGAAGCCTTGGACGAGGTGCTGGAGGCCCTGTCCGGCGATGGTGTCCGTACGCGCCGGGTGGCGGTGGACTACGCATCGCACACTCGTCACGTCGAGGACATCCAGGCCACCCTTGCCGAAGTGCTGGTGGGGGTGGACGCGAAGGCCCCGGAGGTGCCGTTCTACTCCACCGTCACCGGCAGCTGGATCGAGGAAGCCGGAGTCCTGGACGCCGGGTACTGGTACCGCAACCTGCGCGGCCAGGTGCGGTTCGGCCCGGCCGCGGCCGACCTCCTGGGCCAGGGCTACGGCGTGTTCGTGGAGGTCAGCGCCCACCCCGTACTCGTACAGCCGATCACCGAGATCGTGGATGGCGCCGACAGCACGGCGCAGGTGACGGGCACACTGCGGCGCGAGGAGGGCGGACTGCGACGGCTGCTGAGCTCGATGGCCGAGCTGTTCGTCAAGGGAGTGCGCGTGGAATGGGCGGGTGTGCTGCCCGCCGGAGCCGGGCACGCGCGCGTGGAGTTGCCGACGTACGCCTTCGACCACCGGCACTACTGGCTCAAGCCCGCCGAGTCGGCGACCGGCGCGGCGGCACTCGGCCTCGCCGGGGCCGGTCACCCGTTGCTGGGCGCGGTGGTGCGGCTTCCGCAGACGGACGGGCTCGTGTTCACCTCGCGCCTCTCCCTGCGGACGCATCCGTGGCTGGCCGACCACGCGGTCGGCGGTGTCGTACTCGTCCCGGGCACGGGGCTGGTGGAGCTGGCGGTGCGGGCCGGTGACGAGGCCGGGTGCGGGATCCTGGAGGAGCTGGTGATCGAGGCGCCGCTCGTGGTGCCCCGGCGCGGCGGGGTGCGCGTGCAGGTCGCGGTGGGCGGACCGGGCGAGACCGGAGCGCGGACCGTGGAGGTGTACTCCCAGCGCGAGGACGACGGCGGCGCCGACACCTGGACGCGGCACGCCACCGGGCTCCTCGCGACCACCGCCCACCCCCGTGACCTGGGCGGCCACGACTTCACGTCCTGGCCGCCGCCCGGCGCGGAACCGGTGGACATCGGCGACGGCTACGGTCGCCTCGCCGGGGACGGCTACGGGTACGGCCCGGCGTTCCAGGGCGTGCGCGCGGTGTGGCGGCGCGGCGACGAGGTGTTCGCCGAGGTCGCCCTGCCCGAGGGGCAGCGGGAGGAAGCGGGCCGGTACGGCATCCACCCCGCCCTCCTCGACGCGGCCCTGCACTCGACCATGCTGAACGCCGTGGCGGCGGTCACGGCGGCCGCCGGTGACGGCGACGCGGACGGCCTTGAGCTGCGGCTGCCCTTCGCCTGGAACGGGCTCGCACTGCACGCGGCGGGCGCGTCGGCGCTGCGGGTCCGCGTGGCGAAGCCCGAGCGCGACGCCCTGTCGCTGGAGGCCGTGGACGAGGCCGGTGGCCTGGTCGTGACGTTGGACTCGCTGGTGGGCCGGGTGGTGTCCGCCGAGCAGTTGGAGACGGCGTCGGACACGGCGCGCGTCGACTCGCTGTTCCGGGTGGAGTGGACGGAGCCGCCCCCGGTGCGCGAGGCGCGGCCCTCGCCGTCGTGGGTGGCCGTGGCCACGGCGGAGGAGGTGGCGACGCTGGCCGACGACGTGGAGTCGGGCGCGGCGGCCCCGGCCCTGGCGGTCATGGACGCCGTCGGCGGCGACGAGGAGGGGGCCGCACTGTCCCTGGCCACCCGGGTCCTGGACGTCGTGCAGTGCTGGCTGGCCGGGACCGGGCTCGAAGAGTCGCGGCTGCTGGTGGTCACCCGGGGCGCGGTGCCCGCCGGTGGCGAGGCCACCGTGCGGGATCCGGCAGGGGCGGCCGTGTGGGGCCTGGTGCGCGCCGCACAGGCCGAACACCCGGACCGCATCGTCCTGCTGGACGTCGACGCGACCACGGGCGCGGAGCCCGTCCTGGGCGCGGTCCTCGCCGGCGGCGAGCCGCAGATCGCCGTGCGCGGCCCCGCCCTCCGCGTCCCTCGCCTCGCCCGCGTCAGCGGCCAAACCCCCGACGCGGCACCGGTGTTCGGGCCGGAAGGCACCGTCCTCATCTCGGGTGCCGGATCGCTGGGCGCCCTCGCGGCCCGGCACCTGGTCACCCGGTACGGCGTACGGCATCTGCTGCTCGCCAGCCGTCGGGGTCCGGACGCCGAAGGCGTGCCGGAGCTGGTGGCCGAGCTCCGCGAGCAGGGTGCGACGGTGACGGTCGTGGCGTGTGACGTGTCCGACCGCGACCAGGTGAAGGCCCTGCTGACGGGCGTACCGGACGAGCACCCGCTCACCGGCGTCGTGCACACCGCCGGTGTGACGGACGACGGAGTGATCGGGGCGCTGACGCCGGAGCGCCTTGAGCGGGTGTTCGCGCCGAAGGTGGACGCGGTGCGGCACTTGGACGGGCTGACGCGTGAACTGGGCCTGGAGTTGGACGCGTTCGTCGTCTACTCGTCCGTGTCGGGCGTCTTCATGGGCGCGGGCAGCGGCAGCTACGCCGCCGCGAACGCCTTCCTCGACGGGCTGATGGCCCAGCGGCGGGCGGCAGGCCTGCCCGGCGTCTCCCTGGCCTGGGGCCTGTGGGAGCAGACCAGCGGGATGGCCGCCCACACCGACGACCTCACCAAGAGCCGGATGAGCCGCCGGGGCGGGCTGCGGGGGATGACTCCGGCGGAGGGCATGGAACTGTTCGACGCGGCCGTGGGCTCCGGGCAGGCCCTGCTGGTTCCCGCCAAGCTGGACCTGCGGGGCGTACGCGCCGGGGCGACGGCCGGTGGCGGGGTGCCGCACCTGCTGCGCGGCCTCGTGCGCGCCGGACGGCAACTGGCGCACGCGGCGGGCGGCGACGAGCACCGGCAGCTGTCCGAGCGGCTCGCGGCACTGCCCGCGGCCGAGCAGGCGACGCTGCTGCTCGACCTGGTGCGGAGCCAGGTCGCGGCGGTCCTCGGCCACGGCACGACGTACCACATCGACGCCGACCAGGGGCTCTTCGAGATCGGCTTCGACTCCCTCACGGCCATCGAGCTGCGCAACCGGCTGCGCACCCTCACCGAGCGGAAGCTCGCCCCCGGCCTCGTCTTCGACCACCCGACGCCAGGAAGGCTCGCCGCGCACCTGCACGCGCTGATGTGCGGCGAACAGGCCACGACCCCGGTGGCGCTCTCCGTATGA